The segment gaggggtggggaggtaaGACAATGAAAGGATAGGCATTGTTCTTACAAAAACTGGCCTCAAGAAGTGGGATCTCCAACACCTCACTCTCCAGTGACCGAATGGTCCTGGaataacattttgctttttattaccctcctccacccccaccccactctacATAGGAAGATTTGTGATAACCACTTTTTTTGGATCCTGTCGTTTAAACTTAATATCTTGCAATTCATCAGGCTGGCTTCTGTGAGTAAAGATCTAAAAACACTGCTGGCATTCAGTGAGGATTCCTGTGAAACAGAAATTGGACAGACACTCTATAAGGCACTTGGGGCCCCGCTGATTGCTGGAGCCATTGTCAAGACCCTGTCCATGGGTCCAGCGTAAGTACTTCTGCTGTCTTTAACTCCACTATTGTATGGTCTTTTTTTTATGGTGCTTCTCACTGCGGCCAAATTTGAGAACTTTTATAACTGTATTACCAAAACGCTTATGGGAACCCATGTGATTACATTAGTTACGTTGTATGAAGAATTGTATTTTTCAGTTAATTAGCacgaaataaaatttaaatgaactTTTTGAAGGAACTCAAATTTGTGGAACTGGATTAGACTTACAGTTTGACAGTTGTACAGTGTAAACAGTGTTTTTGAGAACATTATTACTCCGTACATATTTGTTTTGGCAGTGCCGTCTTGtacacatatttcttttttgaccGTGCCAGATTGTTTACATTATGTTATCTTATACAGGCACAAAGACGAGGTGCTCAGTTGTCTGGGCTTCTGTGGTGCTGACATCCAGACGGCATCAGTTATGTTTTCCATGCAAGTGGACACTTCCGAAGAAGCTGAAAAGGTTGCTGCACGCTTGAGACAAAAAGTAGTAGGAATGCCTTTAAAAAATTCGATTGCTTTCATGTTTGCCTGTGTTGGAAGGGGAGAATATCATTATGGTTTACCCAGCGTGGAGTCCAGTGCTTTCCGCAAGTACTTCCCTGATACACCACTACTTGGACTTTTTGGCAATGGAGAAACAGGATACGAGTTTCCCATAGAGGGAGATGTGGGTGACATTCCACGTATGTTTCATGCCTACACCACAGCAGTAGTTTTGCTTTGTCTGCCATGATGCACAATCTGTCATCTACTGTTGTGAATAACGCTCGTGTCTGGACAGTAAGGGTTTGGTGAAGAAAcagaatttattaatattggGCTTGGGTAGGCCATTGAAGAAAATGTTCACAatagacacagacacaccataGCAAGCTATAATCACACAGCATTTCAAAGTATTATGTAGTTGGATTTAATGTTAATGATAGTAATGTTTTGTGACTTGATGCCCAAGACACATGAAGTTATATTAGGTACTGCTCCCAACTTAATTACTTGTGGATGAATGAAGGAATACAAATTATGctggaaatgaagaaaagaatgcaGCTCTTGGAGACAGCTCTTACTTGATGACAGGACTGCACTTGAAGCTGCCATTGCGAGGAACAAGATATTGTCTTTAGTGTTGATAGTTATTATGAATCATACATCTGTTGCAGATGTAGAAGGATTGAGGAGAATTGGGCAAATGAAGGATAGTTAAATCATGAATGGCAGAACATTGTATCAGGATGGTGCTAATTTTTGCGCAGCAAATGTGATGAATATATTGTGAAACagtgaatttaaatatttgttgtaaaaaataaaattatgatgaaTCAAGCAGCTTGCTTCAACATTACAAAGTGTGACTTGATTTTGCATTGGATGTAGCAAAACCAAAGGAATCTGACATACTgcagaataataaatattggtTGAGTTTGCATTAGCCATGTATTGCAGAAGAGTAAACGTGTATGATAACTGCAAATCAAAATGTACGAAAACACAAGACCGAACATCAGATTtctcaaaaaatatatatataaaggtttGCAAGGAATGATGCTCATAACTTTATATGCAGATTAAATGTGggtatatattgtgtaaataagtataaatatagaaattcAATGCCCAGTACTCCAAAGCCattgaagaaaaatttctttagaCCACAGCCTTGTGAGCATTTTGTATGCACATAAGCTGGTTCTTCAGTGTTTTAGTCATGAATCAGATCTTGTATTACTTAGCTTTCCTAAGAAAATGAATGGCCTCAAGCATGACTCTTCTATCTCCATGATTTTGCTTATATTGCTTTTCTAATCACTCACCACCTATTGGCATTATTTTCGCCTCATAGTTTCTCCAGCAAACTGAGTCTCTGagcttttgttcatttttggaATGTCACCTGTATCGACTCAAATAGTCTTCAGAATTCATCTGTAGGTAGCTAGCAGTGATTCTAGTTTCAACCTTACTTTCAGATATGCGTTTTCAATCCACCCAACCCTGCGGaacaaacactttatttatgcATTGCTCACTCAGGGGCTCTTGTGGATTCTGTGGCAGTCGTTTGGGTGGTAGTACCCGAGGCAGGGGAGGGCACAGCTTTCCAGAAGTCGGGCGGAGCGTCGACGACCCTCACTTGTCCTCCGTGGAGACTGAGGCCGTGGGCGGCCAGCCTGCCCCTGGAGCTGACCAGCTGCTCGCGCACAGATGAAAACTGGTGGCCGCCGACGTTGAGGCACTCGCAGTGGGAGGGCACTTCGTGTGCCACAAAGCCGAGCCCCCGCCCCGACGTCCACACCAGCGACCAGTGAGCACGACTCATTTGCAGGCAGCGGCCGCTGTTGCCGCCGTTGCAGGGAGCGTTCTCGTTCCTGTTGATCCACAGGGAAAGATTTGGTTACAGAAAGGGCTTTTGTGAAATTCATCCACTATGTATTGGAATGAGGGAAGCTCAAATGGACAATAAATCGTAATGAAATGTATAAATCattaaaaaggggaaaaagcaAGTTGCGCAGatgacaggatttttttttttaatgaaagtccATGGTATCATGACCTCATAAGATTCCTCGTTCTTGCGACTGTACAACTGTCCACCCTTTGCATAAAagagtgattttttaaaaaaaatctacaattgTGATAGTTAACAAGGCTTAATGGGATTTCTGTATTTCAAGCACTCTGTCAGTGATCGACCTGCTCGCTTGAAGATCGGTTAACGTGTGTTTGGCTTGGGTTGAaattctaaaacacacacacatatcaacaaaCCATGTCGCACGgaactgatttttatttatttattttatttttgcactaATCTGTGTACTGAAGTGTTATATTCGTTTATAATATGAGAAGGATTGTCATTATCGCTGATGGTTAGCAGCATGGTTTCTGTGTtgacatgtctgtgtgtatctTTTCATCAGTCGGTAGTGGGGTGGAGATGGTGTCGTGAAATACTTACACACATCTGCCGGACGGAATGAACTGGTAAGCGTTGTCGAAGTTGACGACCGTGTGGTTCATCCCTGCGAAATCCACGACCCATTCTGCGATCTCGTACCCGATCTCCCTGCAACGGCGAGCCAGACTTGTATATAAAGCTTTACCCAAACGGGTTTTATGTTTGATTAGGTTAGGAAACATTAATGGAAGAGAAAGGAAGCAGgagtatgcacacacatttatcaTGACTTTGGAATGTGCGATATCGTATGGCGATTTCTGGAATGAAATGCTCGAGAAGGGTGTTCCGCTTACACGAAGGTGTTCAAAGTCAAAAAATATTCCGAAATGAGAAAGAGACAGGattgagggagggggagaattAGTTTCAGTGTTACATGACTTCGTTAAGAAATATTCAGTGCGGTATGGTCGAGTCATTAGCAATTAGCGACCTGCGGTTTAGTTTGTAACATAACTCACACTAAGTCAAATATCTTTTATAGCCTCCCCTAAAGTGGGAACCGGTATTTTGATCTTTCATTCCCAGCCGGAAGCTCCGGTCTGGTAACCAAGTACTACATCCTGTTCATATAAAAGCAGTGAACAATACGAGATTTCAATCAATGGCAGATGATCCTCTCTGTATCGGTGTTAGGCACCAACAGACCGTCCTATTCGAGAAGTCCATTCTCCTGTCTTCAAACACCGACATCACCAttagataaattatttttttttatcgatgTGTCTGACAAGCTTTAAGAACACTGTACAGCAATATgatcacacacacgtacagacataAACGGTGACCCCACGACAAACCTGCTGCCAGGCCATCGGTGCCGCAACAGCTGGAATGGCTTCCCTTGGAACCCGAAATGCAcgggaaaaaagacaaaagacaaaaacaaaaaattgctcACGTAACACAGTTTCCACAGCGACCGTCAGGTGGGGTGGACGAAAACGTTGCCGCTTGGATATCCGCATGTTTTCTTTGTGCCACCAGGCGGCGCGAGGGCGCGTACATTCGGTCCCCTGAGGTCGACGTCTGCAAGAAATCCAATGTCCATGTCTAAAAGCGTACTAAAAGCGTAACTGGCCTCTTCCGTTCTTGAGATATTTTTAACATTCCGTGGTCGTAAAAATCATTACGGTACACCGAGAATGCGTTTTTAAGTCCAGACATAAGGATACCTACCCAGTGTCCTCGCCCAGGCACCACACGCATCAGGTCGTTCTCCGCCAGAAAGGCCCCCGGAAACAGTCTCCTCAGCTCATCAGGGTTGTCGAGGCTGCAGGAGCGGTTGTCCAGCATAGCCAGGTGCAGGTCTTTGAAGAAGACACGGCCAAGATTGCTAAGCCGGTCACGGAGGTCGTCACGGCTGAGGCTGCTGCCTCCTCTGCTGGTCCCCCCTGCCCCCAGGGAGCGTCCTCTTTGACGGGTGGGCCATACGCTGCTGGGAAGGCGCAGGCAGCAGAGGAGAGGAAGATGAAAGAACAGGTATGCTGTCGTCACCACGGAGTTGCTGCACCCAGACATACCCTGTAATCAAGCTGCTTTTGTCTGAATGGATACTTTAATTGCTGAAGTCTATTAACGGtattaggaaaaaaagtgaacaaagcAAAGGTGGGTATGTAAACTAAACTCAAGCAAGAGCTAATTGCAGAGAAAGAGCGTTGTCTTGATGCATGTTGACCACAAATACCCGAAATAAGTAAATCGAATTTAGCTGATTcctgaagaaaaatgtgtgacaTCTACCTTTCCGAGAAACATGGAGTTGCGATGAGTAGTACCAATGAGAGAATTAAGTACATCAGTAGCACAGTCACCCTGGACCACTCCTGTCCAGAATCAGGCGTGCGGGAAGCAAGCGGTGAAGCAAGTACACTGTACTTCTAATCGAGGGGTGAGTTTGTGTGTATGGTCTTCTTCAAAGTGCATAATCTGCAAAGTGCAGAATTCCCCAAAACCTCAAGGGTGACAAGACTGTAAGCGATGTGCGGGCGATGTGATTAACGATCACAGAGGCGTGCCGGACAGACAAGTCGGGAGGATGGGGCGGCGAGAGATGAAAAAACACTAAGAGCAAACTTTAGGATGAAAGCAGATGTTGAACGACGACGTAACGAAACTGTGTAACAGGACGACAGGAAGTCGACGAGCTGTAGCTGTTGTCGTGTAAGATTATAACTGTAGTAGCTAGGTTATACGGTTAATGACTTGCTTTAAATCCCACCCTCCCCAGGAGGCATTATAACAGAGAAGACATTGTACTTCTCTCCCTAACAAAAGTTGACTCTGGAAGACAATTCAGCCAATTCATGTGGGGCTGTTCTAACTATTCCACAGACGGAGGTGGGATAATATCGAAGGAATATATGTACATAGCATCCGAAGATGGTACACATCTTAAAGAAGACAGTTAGCTGTGGAGAAATAACTTTTGTTTGGCGTCTGTAATCAAAGAACTTTCGAATGATAAACCATTTTGTTCAGACTAATTCTTGGCACTTCGTGTACGACTTGTCTTCCTTCGTGTTCACTGGTCCCATCACCTCACACTCGCCTACCGAGGCAAGTAATTCTGGCGGAAAACGCAACAGCATTTTCCACAAAGAATCTTGTCGCAGTCAGGATTCAACATTTTACCTATAGGGAGGAATTAGGCTAGCGGGCTTAACCCTTTCTGCGTGTGCCAACCATTATAACAAGAAACATTATGGTTAAAAGCTGTGACTAGAGGACCAGCGGAACTGTCTCACGGAAGACGGTGAAGGGGATGGTGGGAATTCATCGTCCTTCATCAATTTGGAATGTGACGATGCTGACGTGACATATTCTTCACACAGAGAAGTAACATTAACTGTGCAACATCTGAATATCAACGAGTATTATGaaattattatgtattattaaGTGGCATACATGCGCTATAGCATAATCGTCGCCACCTGTCAAAAATATGGCAGAGAAGATGGAGGCGGAGTTATGGAAACTGTATGATATCATGTTGTAAGGTAGCATCCACAAACTCAAATACCAAACACTCACGACAGTAAACAAATAGTCACGAGAGCGAAGGAGTTAAAACCCTCGAGACACAGCGGCAAGCAACACATGACGTCAGCCTTCACAAAAGGTAAAAGGTGAATCCAAATTTAATGCATAGATCTAGCGTAATTTGCATGTTTTCGGTTTGTCAGACTCCAcctgcttttaaaacaaatccgCAGCGACGCggtaataaattatttacaaaaaaactgaGATACAAACGACAGGTGAGAGCATGCCAACAGACATTGTCTAGGGAGGGGGAATTTACGACGTCTGCCCCGCGCCATGCTGAGTAAGATGTTTTCGGTTCAGTGCTGCTCACAAGGAAGATCTGTGTGACTGTTGCTGGCGTCTGCGTGCATGTGAGGGagagtgtgtgcacgtgtgtgagGCCAGTGGACAGGTGACGGTGCTTTTttgaagtggggggggggaatagtACCATATTAAGTTGCGCCACTTATTTAAACTAGAAAAGAGATTGCTTGACATTCAAGGTGGCGATAACGGTTGTCGGCGTGTAACTGATAGTCCCAGTACAGACTACCTCTACCCAGTCACTTCATTTTCTCCGACAATGTCCAGAGGCTGTAAGtacagagaaaaagagggacatcaacagtaaacaacaccttCGTCATCATGGAACAGGGACCCTCCTTCCACACCTCCCCTAGCCTCTTACTTTCCCATCCTCCACTCCCTTGTTGCTCAGATGTCCACCCCACATCATCCcaaactgcatgatgaccacttctgacGATGATGACTCATTGATGTTACGAGTGACCATCatcttgttttctgccagtggtGGGAAGTGATGTCGTAAGGTGACTTGCTGGTGGACAATCAGACAATTGAGGTTTGTAACAAGCACAAtgttttgttactgatttgtctgacatgacttttgtctctctttagcCTCTTGTCCCTCTTGAATCCATGAACTTTACCAGCTACTAGTGTTAAGAAAGACATCAATACAGTAGCCAGCTAAAAGACCTCAAAACCAAGTTGGcctttttcagcatcagcatcagtcagATTAGTGTTAGTGGCATcctttgctctttctctgcCCAGTCGGAAGAAATGGGTGCATGGGGATAAAACTTCTGTCTTCAATATACTATGCTTTTGATTCGTTGAGCCACTTAGTCTTTTCTTCTGCGGCGACTGGTATTTGGGAcgctttattttaatatttatttttcataagtTGCGGACGAGCGTTCCCAAGTCACGTACAGGGCATGACGAGAAGTGGGGAAGATGGAGGGTGAGTTCTCGCCCAGTCATCGTCTTTGATCTGTGTAGTGGCGATGGTGGttgcggtggtggtggtgctgatggtgcGGGGAGGGATGTGAGGTAAGTATGCACCTTCTGGGTCAACCGAGGAGAGTCTCAGACAACACCAGTCTGGGGGTCTGGAGCGATGAGTGTCAAGTCACGACCTTCGTCTGGGCATGCGTGACAAGTTACCTGTTTCACGGCGAGAGACCACTCCCCTACCCACCCTCCATCCCTTTACCACCTGCACCCCAACCCCGGTGATGTAGCGTTGTGGCCAGTCTTTCAAAACTCGGGCTCACACCCCGTCACGCTCCACTATTAATTAAATAGCAGACCATCGTGTCAATGTCTgtcacttgtttttcttttttgccacactccacttttttatattttacggCTCGGTGTTTTGGAAGTGCACGAGGGGTCAAAATCAACATAGATGACTGAGGACGCTTCTTCAGATGCCAGTTTAATGGGCAGAGGGCCTGCTGTAAATTTTCTACCCGCTTGCAGCTAGGACGTCACACACCGTCACGACGTGTTGTTACATCACCCCTGTGACGCCACTCTCGTGACGTACCAATTACCGGGAAACCGTTCTAACTAGGATACACGGACCTCACCAATCGAACAAGCagcataacaaaaaaaaaccaaaacaaaccaaaaaacaaaaacaaaaacaaaaatgtataaacccCCAAACatatgtaaaaaatgtaaaaacccccaaacaaataaaccaaaaaaaccaccaaaaaaaatcaagaaacaaataaaaaaacaacaaaaataataaaagaagaggcatataaagacaataaataaaagacgaaacaaacaaaaaaataataaaaaaataaagaaagcaatgaatgaaaaaaataaataaaaatcaataaagaaataaacaagcaaaaaaaaaaaaaacttaagttaatgaacaaacaaagaaatgaacagCGAAACGAATAAAGTCCCAGATAATGGACATCCGAGGGTCTGTATGCAGGTAGTACGCGGAGGTCGTCTGCACCAGATGTTAGACACTGGGGAGACCTTGCGacaactcctttttttttaaatatgtgacGTCACGTGCGTACACAGATACACCCAAATAACATATGCTCTCGCACCTTCACAACATATGCACGTGCATCCTGTCGTCAGTGTTCTTGACTTCTTTCCGTACATGGCGATGTTTAGAgatgtgtatctcgagaacggttgagaggaaataatattttgctatTAAAGTATTAGACACATTTGTTGCAACTCACTAGTTCTTTAAAACACGGTAGAGGGAAGGCCAATCACAAACAGATATCTAAAACATCGTGTTGGCCCATCACAACGTCTGTACTTTCAAAAATTCATCCTGATTCATCACAAAGCTGCAGGTTCTTGACACCATAGAGACCACAAAAAGGAATGCTGTGTCGTGTAAGCAGCCCTCATCTTACATCCTGTGACAGTAAGCAGCCCCCATCTTACATTTTGTGACGGCAAACaactattttacattttatgacaACAGGTATCCATTTTCAACCCTCTGGCAGCAGCAGCCTTCTTGCATCCTTCAGCCATCCTCAGCGGTCCCTCTTTATCCTATGAAGGCAAATGACCATTTTCCTTCCTATGAAAGCAGATGGCCTCTTACATCCTCCGACAGCGACAGATCTCTTATCTCAATATATTATAACCATCAACACCTATTATCAAGTGATGCGGTGGCTACAGAAGAGATACAGAGAGCATCATTTGTGGCATTTACTTGGCACTAAgagatattttctttatttaaaaagataGGAAACAGTTGACCTTGTTACGTATGCATACTTGCGAGAGTACTAACGGTGCATAGACGGTAACCACCAGCCCCTGTTCCTGTGATACAGCTGACAGAAAACCCACCCAAGCTGCCCTAACACTTGTAGGGTGAGTGTTAGCACGAGAGGAGCAGTCAACTACAACTGTCCTCTCCTTTCACCACGCGAGACACACTTTGTCAGCTTCATTTCATCGCACTCAGTCGCTCCATCACACATtcactcccaccccacccaacccgACCTCCCACTGCCTTTTTTATGagtctcttttttgtttctttgttggttttttttttttgtatttttgcttctttgttcttcactaaggtgacatttttttcccttctgttttctctttcattttatctATCTTTCTTTTATCCTTCATCAAATGACAATTTTAGGGGTAAACAGTTATTTAAGATAGATTCAAATTAAACTGAGAGGTAACGTAGAAAGAGACATATGAGGAAAGGAGTTGGAGGGACGGGGGTTACACCCACAAACATCGGGTAGAGACGAGTATGCATTTCTATCATCATTAAAACTGTGACCCACAACCATTACTAAAGGGATGAAGGTCAACTTCGcatcccctttcccctcccgcGTTTATTTTTTGCCGCAGTGCCGACGCTGGACTCAGTTTTGATTGCCGAGGTAGCTAGGGAAGGACACGTGACACTTCTGTGTCAAGGGCACACCAGTCAATCTTAACGTCCTTTCTTTTCtatctcttgtttattttgtatctttCTTCCCCATTCTTCCATCTCTATTCTAGTGAATTCATTCATAAATTagacctttcttttttccttcttcatgtattttatttgtgaagtacttatgttcaaaaaccaatgttttcctgttcttttctttacaaGCGGCATTTCTAAGTCTTTTAGTCTTAGGACAGAGGCTAGAGGAAGTGTGGTCTTGACTACCGAGTGAAGAAGATGTTTCACTGCTGTGGTGTAAGAGTTACCAGGCTGACCTTTGCTCCAGGATGACCGCGGCCCAGAGGGGAGTAACTCAGGATGATCCAGGATCCCTGTTGTCCCAGGATGAACACTGTCTTGTGACCGCTATCTCAGGGTGACCACCACAGAGAAGTGCTTTCATCCTATTCTCTGTGATGGGGTCTGGCACTGCAGACAACGCACGTTTTGGGCTCTTTCCATACTTACTTATTTACAAGTTTACGAGGTTGTGTTTGTCGAAATGCTTTCTGAAGGTTGTCGTGGGTAAGGCTAACAGACAGCCAATGAAGAGAATGGGAAATGAAGGTTTGAACAAGCAGATAGCACGTTCTTCAAAGCTACGAGTACCTAGCCTACGACCCGTGGTGCCAACGATGTTCAGACAGGCGAGCGGTCCTGTTACAAGGGGAACAAACCCTGAGTGTTGTCGCCCCTCGTGGCAAAGACAAGGGCTTCTGTCCACCGCTGCTTGTTCTCCGTTGTCAGAACCTAACCTCGCCTTTTAAAGGGGAATAAGAGGCAGGCAGACAAGGCCACCTGTCTAAGATTCCTCCAATTTAAGGACAAGGAAGTGacacaaaatgatttttcaagaatttttgTACGAGCGCAGTTTTCGTCCTTGTTGGCTTTATTTAGTTgtcataaaaattgtttcttttgtttacaaaacactttCGGTTTGATTGAGTAGTTTAAGGTAAACTAACTCGTCAACTAACCATATTAAATCTAGATTAGCATTCAAACAACTGTATGTGAATGGGGAAAAGGTTCGTTCTTCTATAAAATTCAGTGTATGAAAAAAAGTAGTT is part of the Pomacea canaliculata isolate SZHN2017 linkage group LG13, ASM307304v1, whole genome shotgun sequence genome and harbors:
- the LOC112553806 gene encoding uncharacterized protein LOC112553806; translated protein: MSGCSNSVVTTAYLFFHLPLLCCLRLPSSVWPTRQRGRSLGAGGTSRGGSSLSRDDLRDRLSNLGRVFFKDLHLAMLDNRSCSLDNPDELRRLFPGAFLAENDLMRVVPGRGHWTSTSGDRMYAPSRRLVAQRKHADIQAATFSSTPPDGRCGNCVTEIGYEIAEWVVDFAGMNHTVVNFDNAYQFIPSGRCVNENAPCNGGNSGRCLQMSRAHWSLVWTSGRGLGFVAHEVPSHCECLNVGGHQFSSVREQLVSSRGRLAAHGLSLHGGQVRVVDAPPDFWKAVPSPASGTTTQTTATESTRAPE